One stretch of Saccharopolyspora erythraea DNA includes these proteins:
- a CDS encoding glutamine synthetase family protein, with the protein MTSDRIPAEERADLDATAERLRAGGVSMVEMSFVDNAGVVRVKSVPLDRLGFAARYGVGVSPCFETFCFDDVMVLGRHLGGPDGDLRLIPDLDRLVPLAAQPGWAWAPADKFVQEGPRFAACQRAFAASQAKAMQARGLRVLAAFEHEWALGAGGAEDFVPAVTGPAYGQPRLEVVAGYARDLVDALHAQNLVVHQFHPEYTTGQLELSVAATDPVAAADDAVLVRHTVRQVSLRHGWRASFAPCVVPGVPGSGAHLHLSLRDEQGSLFHGGEGPHGLRREGEAFLAGVLAELPALQAVGAGNPASFLRLQPSRWAGVWQVWGREAREAAIRLVLGVTGTGDWAANAEVKCFDATANPYLVVGAVLAAGAEGMRAGLRLPAEVAGDPALLREEQQPARLPTSPLAAAEALEGSRVLAEAMGEVLHDAVVTVRRAEGERFAEAEPAELVSLTRWRW; encoded by the coding sequence ATGACCTCCGACCGCATCCCGGCCGAGGAGCGGGCCGATCTCGACGCCACCGCGGAGCGACTGCGCGCAGGCGGCGTGTCGATGGTCGAGATGTCCTTCGTGGACAACGCCGGGGTGGTGCGGGTCAAGTCGGTGCCGCTGGACCGGCTCGGCTTCGCCGCGCGCTACGGCGTCGGCGTCTCGCCCTGCTTCGAGACGTTCTGCTTCGACGACGTGATGGTGCTGGGCCGCCACCTCGGCGGTCCGGACGGCGACCTGCGGTTGATCCCCGACCTCGACCGGCTCGTGCCGCTGGCCGCTCAGCCCGGCTGGGCGTGGGCGCCCGCCGACAAGTTCGTGCAGGAAGGCCCGCGCTTCGCCGCCTGCCAGCGGGCCTTCGCCGCGTCGCAGGCGAAGGCGATGCAGGCGCGCGGCCTGCGGGTGCTGGCGGCCTTCGAGCACGAGTGGGCGCTGGGTGCCGGCGGTGCCGAGGACTTCGTCCCGGCGGTGACGGGCCCGGCGTACGGCCAGCCGCGGCTGGAGGTCGTCGCCGGCTACGCACGCGACCTCGTTGACGCGTTGCACGCGCAGAACCTCGTCGTGCACCAGTTCCACCCCGAGTACACCACTGGACAGCTCGAGCTCTCCGTCGCCGCGACCGATCCGGTGGCGGCCGCCGACGACGCCGTCCTGGTCCGCCACACGGTCCGCCAGGTGTCGCTGCGCCACGGTTGGCGCGCGAGCTTCGCGCCGTGCGTGGTCCCCGGCGTGCCGGGTTCCGGCGCGCATCTGCACCTTTCGCTGCGCGACGAGCAGGGCAGCCTCTTCCACGGCGGGGAGGGACCGCACGGGCTCCGCCGCGAGGGCGAGGCGTTCTTGGCCGGGGTGCTGGCCGAGCTGCCCGCGCTGCAGGCCGTCGGGGCCGGGAACCCGGCGAGTTTCCTGCGGCTGCAGCCGTCCCGGTGGGCCGGGGTCTGGCAGGTGTGGGGACGTGAGGCGCGGGAAGCGGCGATCCGCCTGGTGCTCGGCGTGACCGGCACCGGCGACTGGGCGGCCAACGCGGAGGTGAAGTGCTTCGACGCCACCGCGAACCCGTACCTGGTCGTCGGCGCCGTGCTCGCGGCGGGCGCCGAGGGGATGCGTGCCGGGCTCCGGCTCCCCGCGGAGGTCGCCGGTGATCCGGCGCTGCTGCGGGAGGAGCAGCAGCCGGCGCGACTGCCGACCAGCCCGCTCGCCGCGGCCGAGGCGCTGGAGGGCTCGCGGGTACTGGCCGAGGCGATGGGCGAAGTCCTGCACGATGCCGTGGTGACGGTCCGGCGCGCCGAGGGCGAGCGCTTCGCCGAGGCAGAGCCCGCCGAGCTCGTCTCCCTGACACGCTGGCGCTGGTAG
- a CDS encoding cold-shock protein: MAQGTVKWFNAEKGFGFIAPDDGGPDVFVHYSAIDAGGFRSLDEDQRVTYEVTQGPKGPQAASVRV; encoded by the coding sequence ATGGCACAGGGAACCGTGAAGTGGTTCAACGCGGAAAAGGGCTTCGGCTTCATCGCGCCGGATGACGGTGGTCCGGACGTGTTCGTGCACTACTCGGCGATCGACGCGGGAGGCTTCCGCAGCCTCGACGAGGACCAGCGAGTGACCTACGAGGTCACCCAGGGGCCGAAGGGCCCGCAGGCCGCCAGCGTGCGTGTCTGA
- a CDS encoding xanthine dehydrogenase family protein molybdopterin-binding subunit: MTELLRPRAMGSDVARLEGWAKVTGTAPYAYEHPVDNPAHAHALQASIARGRITGIDTAAARELPGVLAVLTHENAPALASTEDGELAILQSGEVHYRGQLIGAVIAENPEIARHAAALVRVDYEQAGHDAEFSAERDDLHTPEQVNPAFATDTAQGDLEAAFESAPVRVDATYTTPMEHNNPMEPHTTVAVRGDGGLTLHDSTQGAHTVRQVVAKLFGLDRERVRVVSPHVGGGFGSKGLPHSHVVLAVMAAGLLEGRPVKLALTRQQMFSLTGHRTPTVQRIRLGADRDGRLTAIAHDVIEQSSKVKIFAEQSAEPSRHMYAAGNRRTTHRLALLDVPVPSWMRAPGECPGMFAGEVAMDELAVACGLDPVELRLRNEPETDPESGKPFSSRNLVACLREGVRRFGWQDRDPEPGVRREDGWLVGTGVASAVYPANVFPGSAAAIRRTADGYQVRIGAADIGTGTWTALSQIAADALGVGLEEIDLRIGDTELPHATVAGGSSGLSSWGSAVVDAAAAFREKFGTDPSVGDEADGTVPDNPDRKRYEMKAFGAQFAEVRVREDTGEVRVPRMLGVFAAGRIVNPRTARSQFVGGMTMGISMALHEQSVLDPRFGHVVNHDFAEYHVATNADVHRIDVHWLDEHDPHVNPVGTKGIGEIGIVGAAAAVANAAYHATGLRVRELPITPDRFLG, translated from the coding sequence GTGACGGAACTGCTGCGACCGCGCGCCATGGGTAGCGACGTGGCGAGGCTGGAGGGCTGGGCGAAGGTCACCGGCACGGCGCCCTACGCCTACGAGCACCCGGTGGACAACCCGGCGCACGCGCATGCGTTGCAGGCGAGCATCGCCCGCGGCCGGATCACCGGCATCGACACCGCGGCCGCGCGCGAACTGCCGGGCGTGCTCGCCGTCCTCACCCACGAGAACGCTCCGGCGCTGGCGTCCACCGAGGACGGAGAGCTGGCGATCCTGCAGTCCGGCGAGGTGCACTACCGCGGCCAGCTCATCGGCGCGGTCATCGCGGAGAACCCGGAGATCGCCCGGCACGCCGCCGCGCTGGTGCGCGTGGACTACGAGCAGGCAGGCCACGACGCCGAGTTCTCCGCCGAGCGCGACGACCTCCACACCCCGGAGCAGGTCAACCCGGCGTTCGCCACCGACACCGCGCAGGGCGACCTGGAGGCCGCGTTCGAGTCGGCCCCGGTGCGGGTCGACGCGACCTACACCACGCCGATGGAGCACAACAACCCGATGGAGCCGCACACGACGGTCGCGGTGCGCGGCGACGGCGGGCTGACGCTCCACGACTCCACGCAGGGCGCGCACACGGTGCGCCAGGTGGTGGCCAAGCTGTTCGGGCTCGACCGGGAGCGGGTGCGGGTCGTCTCGCCGCACGTCGGCGGCGGCTTCGGCTCCAAGGGCCTGCCGCACTCCCACGTCGTCCTCGCCGTGATGGCCGCCGGACTGCTCGAGGGGCGCCCCGTGAAGCTGGCGCTGACCCGTCAGCAGATGTTCTCCCTGACCGGCCACCGCACACCCACCGTGCAGCGGATCCGGCTCGGAGCCGACCGCGACGGCAGGCTGACCGCCATCGCCCATGACGTCATCGAGCAGAGCTCGAAGGTCAAGATCTTCGCAGAGCAGAGCGCCGAGCCCAGCCGGCACATGTACGCGGCGGGCAACAGGCGGACCACCCACCGGCTCGCGCTGCTCGACGTGCCGGTGCCGTCGTGGATGCGCGCTCCCGGGGAATGCCCGGGCATGTTCGCCGGTGAGGTGGCGATGGACGAGCTCGCCGTCGCCTGCGGCCTGGACCCGGTCGAGCTGCGCCTGCGCAACGAACCCGAGACCGACCCCGAGTCGGGCAAGCCCTTCTCCAGCCGGAACCTGGTGGCGTGCCTGCGCGAGGGCGTGCGCCGCTTCGGCTGGCAGGACCGCGATCCGGAGCCCGGGGTGCGCCGGGAGGACGGGTGGCTGGTCGGCACCGGCGTCGCGAGCGCGGTGTACCCGGCGAACGTGTTCCCCGGCTCCGCGGCGGCGATCCGCCGCACCGCCGACGGCTACCAGGTCCGCATCGGCGCCGCCGACATCGGCACCGGCACGTGGACGGCGCTGAGCCAGATCGCCGCCGACGCGCTCGGCGTCGGGCTGGAGGAGATCGACCTGCGCATCGGGGACACCGAGCTGCCCCACGCGACCGTCGCGGGCGGTTCGTCCGGGCTGTCGAGCTGGGGCTCGGCGGTGGTGGACGCGGCCGCGGCGTTCCGGGAGAAGTTCGGCACCGACCCGTCGGTGGGCGACGAGGCGGACGGGACGGTGCCGGACAACCCCGACCGGAAGCGCTACGAGATGAAGGCGTTCGGCGCGCAGTTCGCCGAGGTGCGCGTCCGCGAGGACACCGGCGAGGTCAGGGTGCCCCGCATGCTCGGGGTGTTCGCCGCGGGGCGCATCGTCAATCCCCGCACCGCGCGCTCGCAGTTCGTCGGCGGCATGACCATGGGTATCTCCATGGCCCTGCACGAGCAGAGCGTGCTGGACCCCCGGTTCGGACACGTGGTCAACCACGACTTCGCCGAGTACCACGTGGCGACCAACGCCGATGTGCACCGCATCGACGTGCACTGGCTCGACGAGCACGACCCGCACGTGAACCCCGTGGGCACCAAGGGGATCGGCGAGATCGGCATCGTCGGAGCGGCCGCCGCCGTGGCCAACGCCGCCTACCACGCCACCGGCCTCCGGGTGCGCGAGCTGCCGATCACCCCGGACAGGTTCCTCGGCTGA
- a CDS encoding FAD binding domain-containing protein has protein sequence MNPFDYRRAEDADSAVAAVAGRPAAAFLGGGTNLVDHMKLGIANPELLVDVTRLPLGGVEPLEDGGVRVGAGVRNSDLAADPLIRERYPVLSQALLSGASGQLRNLATTGGNLLQRTRCVYFQDVTTPCNKREPGSGCSAIGGWNRYHAVLGASDQCVAVHPSDMAVALCALDAVVRVQGPGGHRGIPLVDFHRLPGEEPDRDTVLEHGELITSIDLPELPMAARSKYRKVRDRASYAFALVSVAAALDVAGGRVREARIAFGGLAHKPWRATRAEEALRGEPATARAFGAAADAELADARPLPGNGFKVPMARSALVSTLTELAGEDA, from the coding sequence GTGAACCCGTTCGACTACCGGCGCGCCGAGGACGCCGACAGCGCGGTGGCGGCGGTCGCGGGCCGGCCTGCTGCCGCTTTCCTCGGCGGCGGCACGAACCTGGTCGACCACATGAAGCTCGGCATCGCCAACCCGGAGCTGCTGGTGGACGTCACCCGCCTCCCGCTGGGCGGTGTCGAGCCGCTGGAGGACGGCGGGGTGCGTGTCGGCGCAGGGGTGCGCAACAGCGACCTCGCCGCCGACCCGCTGATCCGCGAACGCTACCCGGTGCTCTCGCAGGCCCTGCTGTCCGGAGCGTCGGGCCAGCTGCGCAACCTCGCGACCACCGGCGGGAACCTGTTGCAGCGCACCAGGTGCGTCTACTTCCAGGACGTCACCACGCCGTGCAACAAACGCGAGCCGGGGTCGGGCTGCTCGGCGATCGGCGGATGGAACCGGTACCACGCCGTCCTCGGGGCGTCCGACCAGTGCGTCGCGGTGCACCCCTCCGACATGGCGGTCGCGCTGTGCGCGCTGGACGCGGTGGTCCGCGTGCAGGGGCCGGGCGGGCACCGCGGCATCCCGCTGGTCGACTTCCACCGGCTGCCCGGGGAGGAACCCGACCGCGACACCGTCCTCGAGCACGGCGAGCTGATCACCTCGATCGACCTGCCGGAGTTGCCGATGGCGGCCCGCTCGAAGTACCGCAAGGTGCGCGACCGGGCGTCGTACGCGTTCGCGCTCGTCTCGGTCGCCGCCGCGCTCGACGTCGCCGGCGGACGGGTGCGCGAGGCCCGCATCGCCTTCGGCGGGCTGGCGCACAAGCCATGGCGCGCCACCCGAGCCGAGGAGGCGCTGCGCGGAGAACCCGCGACGGCACGGGCCTTCGGCGCCGCCGCCGACGCCGAGCTCGCCGACGCCCGCCCGCTGCCCGGGAACGGGTTCAAGGTGCCGATGGCCCGATCGGCACTGGTCTCGACGCTCACCGAACTGGCCGGGGAGGATGCGTGA
- a CDS encoding 2Fe-2S iron-sulfur cluster-binding protein has product MEAEITLDVDGERHRITADTRTTVLDALRDHLGITSAKKGCDHGQCGACTVLADGRRVTTCLSLAVASQDVHFTTAQGLARDGGHPVQQAFLDHDAFQCGYCTPGQVCSAVGVLDEFGRGWPSAVTPDVRAEPELDDEEIRERMSGNLCRCGAYTGIVAAIGEVGGNR; this is encoded by the coding sequence ATGGAAGCTGAGATCACCCTGGACGTCGACGGCGAAAGGCACCGCATCACCGCGGACACGCGCACGACGGTGCTCGACGCACTCCGCGACCACCTGGGCATCACCTCGGCCAAGAAGGGCTGCGACCACGGGCAGTGCGGCGCGTGCACGGTGCTCGCCGACGGCAGGCGGGTCACCACGTGCCTGTCGCTGGCCGTGGCCAGCCAGGACGTCCACTTCACGACCGCGCAGGGACTGGCGCGCGACGGCGGGCACCCCGTGCAACAGGCTTTCCTGGACCACGACGCCTTCCAGTGCGGTTACTGCACGCCCGGCCAGGTCTGCTCCGCGGTCGGCGTGCTCGACGAGTTCGGCCGGGGCTGGCCCAGCGCCGTCACACCCGACGTCCGCGCCGAGCCGGAGCTCGACGACGAGGAGATCCGTGAGCGCATGAGCGGCAATCTCTGCCGGTGCGGCGCCTATACCGGCATCGTCGCGGCGATCGGCGAGGTGGGAGGCAACCGGTGA
- a CDS encoding DEAD/DEAH box helicase → MVPGDPESSAIGFAFWGTGDPAAAAAVLGLRSGRPTTLRTVLPRADASPVVPADVAAVAIGLDAALPALAAMPARSLVPRGRRQGDSVFAWSTAAKLALELVSAGMVVPTARVGEAGAVARWRLVSAHDGRLAALAGAMPVAAHALRRDEAHVWTAAEALGAFCDAVADTCARGSAVVDEPVSWAQRWIASLSGTSPALDAPDERLRDELDSWARPLLPRTGAAGPLGGRLCLRLRAPRTGDGPWELEFHLRAAADPGTSVPAERAWSAGNATLELPGCSIAEPQDSLVRGLAEAARLFPPIDRALSERRPTGIRLDVEQAAAFLADGEPALTAAGISVEVPDGLGAGAVEPLRARLRATAEDAAGSAAFDGREAATFRWEAVVGDIVLTRDEVSQFVAPGRPLVRWRGGWVRVDARRAARIAALMDTALTLSSTEALAAALEGSRTTAELGEVDVRSAGRLRALVDRLGADAHRQPRLTGIDATLRRYQERGAAWLQLMAELGLGAVLADDMGLGKTLQTIALLADRPGHRPHLVVCPTSVVGNWEREIRRFSPGLRVVRHHGAGRATTAEAFAPGAVVVTTYTLLRLDGPLLSEVDWDVVVLDEAQQIKNHTGQTAQAAGRLRAGARVALTGTPVENRLAELWSIMHFANPGLLGRFPRFRDRFAVAIERWRDPEATRRLRSVVAPFLLRRLKSEVATDLPAKVESAVSCALTDEQAELYRATVRGMLDEQGMGEGIARRGRILKLLTALKQICNHPAHFLRQSGPLRGRSGKLERTAEMLSEVVAAGDRALVFTQYRVMGELLAGHLAAELDLPAVPFLHGGVSTARRSRMVEEFQHSDDAAPLLVVSLKAGGTGLNLTRATHVVHYDRWWNPAVEDQATDRAHRIGQTRGVHVHKLVTHGTLEERITDLLERKRGLADAVVGSGETWLTELDDDALRALVALSEEEA, encoded by the coding sequence TTGGTCCCCGGTGATCCCGAGTCCTCGGCCATCGGCTTCGCGTTCTGGGGCACCGGAGACCCGGCAGCGGCCGCCGCGGTCCTCGGTCTGCGCTCCGGGCGGCCGACGACGCTGCGCACGGTCCTGCCGCGCGCCGACGCGTCGCCGGTCGTCCCGGCCGACGTGGCTGCCGTGGCGATCGGCCTCGACGCGGCGCTACCCGCGCTGGCCGCCATGCCCGCCCGGTCTCTCGTGCCGCGCGGGCGGCGGCAGGGCGACTCCGTGTTCGCCTGGAGCACCGCGGCCAAGCTGGCCCTGGAACTCGTGTCCGCGGGCATGGTCGTGCCCACCGCGCGGGTCGGCGAGGCGGGCGCGGTCGCGCGGTGGCGGCTGGTGAGCGCGCACGATGGCAGGCTCGCGGCCCTGGCCGGGGCGATGCCCGTGGCGGCGCACGCACTGCGCCGCGACGAAGCGCACGTGTGGACCGCCGCCGAGGCTCTCGGCGCGTTCTGCGATGCCGTGGCGGACACGTGCGCGCGGGGGTCGGCCGTCGTCGACGAGCCGGTCTCATGGGCGCAGCGGTGGATCGCCTCCCTGAGCGGCACGTCACCGGCCCTAGATGCGCCGGACGAGCGGCTGCGCGACGAGCTCGACTCCTGGGCGCGCCCCCTGCTGCCGCGCACCGGCGCCGCCGGACCGCTCGGCGGGCGGCTCTGCCTGCGCCTGCGCGCACCTCGGACCGGCGATGGACCGTGGGAGCTGGAGTTCCACCTGCGGGCCGCGGCCGACCCCGGCACGTCGGTGCCGGCCGAAAGGGCCTGGTCGGCGGGCAACGCGACCCTCGAGCTGCCAGGCTGCTCGATCGCGGAACCGCAGGACTCGCTGGTGCGGGGGCTGGCCGAGGCCGCGCGGCTGTTCCCGCCGATCGACCGCGCGCTGTCCGAGCGGCGGCCGACCGGGATCCGCCTCGACGTCGAGCAGGCGGCGGCCTTCCTCGCCGACGGCGAGCCCGCGCTGACCGCGGCGGGGATCTCGGTGGAAGTCCCCGACGGCCTCGGAGCCGGAGCTGTCGAGCCCCTGCGGGCGCGGCTTCGCGCGACGGCGGAGGACGCTGCCGGGAGCGCGGCCTTCGACGGGCGGGAGGCAGCCACCTTCCGCTGGGAGGCCGTCGTCGGCGACATCGTCCTGACCCGCGACGAGGTGTCGCAGTTCGTCGCGCCTGGCCGCCCACTGGTCCGCTGGCGCGGCGGGTGGGTCCGCGTCGACGCGCGGCGGGCCGCGCGGATCGCCGCGCTCATGGACACCGCGCTCACGCTGTCGAGCACCGAAGCGCTGGCCGCGGCGCTGGAGGGCAGCCGCACCACCGCGGAGCTGGGCGAGGTCGACGTGCGGTCCGCGGGACGTCTGCGGGCACTGGTCGACCGGCTCGGCGCCGACGCCCACCGGCAGCCCCGGCTCACCGGGATCGACGCGACGCTGCGCCGCTACCAGGAGCGCGGAGCGGCATGGCTGCAGTTGATGGCCGAGCTCGGTCTGGGCGCGGTGCTCGCCGACGACATGGGCCTGGGCAAGACCCTGCAGACCATCGCGCTGCTGGCGGACCGGCCGGGACACCGACCGCACCTCGTGGTGTGCCCGACCTCGGTGGTCGGCAACTGGGAGCGCGAGATCCGGCGCTTCTCCCCGGGACTGCGGGTGGTCCGCCACCACGGCGCCGGCCGCGCCACGACGGCGGAGGCGTTCGCGCCCGGCGCGGTCGTGGTGACGACCTACACCCTGCTGCGGCTGGACGGCCCACTGCTGTCCGAAGTGGACTGGGACGTCGTGGTCCTGGACGAGGCGCAGCAGATCAAGAACCACACCGGGCAGACGGCGCAGGCCGCGGGCAGGCTGCGCGCGGGAGCGCGGGTGGCGCTGACCGGCACGCCGGTGGAGAACCGGCTGGCCGAGCTGTGGTCCATCATGCACTTCGCCAACCCCGGTCTGCTGGGCCGGTTCCCGCGGTTCAGGGACCGGTTCGCGGTGGCGATCGAGCGGTGGCGCGACCCGGAGGCCACCCGGCGGCTGCGCTCGGTGGTCGCGCCGTTCCTGTTGCGGCGCCTCAAGAGCGAGGTCGCCACCGACCTGCCCGCCAAGGTGGAGTCGGCCGTCAGCTGCGCGCTCACCGACGAGCAGGCCGAGCTCTACCGGGCGACCGTGCGCGGCATGCTCGACGAGCAGGGCATGGGCGAGGGCATCGCCCGTCGTGGGCGGATCCTCAAGCTCCTCACCGCCCTCAAGCAGATCTGCAACCACCCGGCGCACTTCCTGCGCCAGTCCGGGCCGCTGCGCGGCCGCTCGGGCAAGCTCGAGCGGACCGCGGAGATGCTGTCGGAGGTGGTGGCGGCCGGGGACCGGGCGCTGGTGTTCACCCAGTACCGCGTGATGGGCGAACTGCTCGCCGGGCACCTCGCCGCCGAGCTCGACCTGCCCGCGGTGCCGTTCCTGCACGGCGGTGTCAGCACGGCGCGGCGCAGCCGGATGGTCGAGGAGTTCCAGCACTCCGACGACGCGGCACCGCTGCTGGTGGTCAGCCTGAAGGCCGGTGGCACCGGCCTCAACCTGACCCGCGCCACGCACGTCGTGCACTACGACCGCTGGTGGAACCCGGCAGTGGAGGACCAGGCCACCGACCGCGCGCACCGCATCGGGCAGACGCGCGGCGTGCACGTCCACAAGCTGGTCACGCACGGCACGCTGGAGGAGCGGATCACCGACCTGCTCGAACGCAAGCGCGGTCTGGCCGACGCCGTGGTCGGCAGCGGCGAGACCTGGCTGACCGAGCTGGACGACGACGCGCTGCGCGCACTCGTGGCGCTGAGCGAGGAGGAGGCGTGA
- a CDS encoding sensor histidine kinase has product MRANPGAAPARWITRYLFGTVARGSAALAADLAVVAVFSATHVLAVVLEPTESGEPQWWPLLVSIPATAVLLGWRRMPWPALLVTLSATVALTAAHASIGALNLVILVEMYAVCLRTSLAGVVVAALVAMVYPVVDALELSLGEGFLRVFGGAVNLVMVIGWGRAMRVALRRERQLEHTVVLLDEARDQIAADAAVVERARIAREFHDVVSHNLSVVALRAGVARAVMERDPDHARGTLRELEETSRSALDEMRNVLTAFREGAVAPPHAGPAPGELEEAERQPAPSLDRVDLLIDRVRSAGVSWRLERRGAVRGLGPGVEMNAYRVVQEGITNVLKHAPGGIARVLLEYGNSSLRIEVTNRDTNAAAPRPSTVDAPARAGNGLIGLRERVALLGGSLTAHPVPGGFHLAAVLPVNETQVSEAQVSEAPDAR; this is encoded by the coding sequence ATGCGCGCGAACCCGGGGGCGGCGCCGGCACGGTGGATCACGCGCTACCTGTTCGGGACCGTGGCGCGGGGCAGCGCGGCGCTGGCCGCCGACCTGGCGGTGGTGGCGGTGTTCTCGGCGACCCACGTGCTCGCGGTGGTCCTGGAACCGACCGAGTCGGGTGAGCCGCAGTGGTGGCCGCTGCTGGTGAGCATCCCGGCGACCGCGGTGCTGCTGGGCTGGCGGCGCATGCCGTGGCCGGCGTTGCTGGTCACCTTGAGCGCCACCGTCGCGCTCACCGCGGCGCACGCCTCGATCGGCGCGTTGAACCTGGTCATCCTCGTCGAGATGTACGCGGTCTGCCTGCGCACCTCGCTCGCGGGCGTGGTGGTGGCCGCGCTGGTCGCCATGGTCTACCCGGTGGTCGACGCGCTGGAGCTGTCGCTGGGCGAGGGCTTCCTGCGGGTCTTCGGCGGGGCCGTCAACCTGGTGATGGTCATCGGCTGGGGCCGGGCGATGCGGGTGGCGCTGCGGCGCGAGCGCCAGCTCGAGCACACCGTGGTGCTGCTCGACGAGGCCCGCGACCAGATCGCCGCCGACGCGGCGGTGGTCGAGCGCGCCCGCATCGCGCGCGAGTTCCACGACGTGGTCTCCCACAACCTCTCGGTGGTCGCGCTGCGCGCCGGGGTGGCCCGTGCCGTCATGGAGCGCGACCCCGACCACGCCCGCGGCACGCTGCGGGAGCTGGAGGAGACCTCGCGTTCGGCGCTGGACGAGATGCGCAACGTGCTCACCGCCTTCCGCGAGGGAGCGGTGGCGCCACCGCACGCCGGACCCGCGCCGGGTGAGCTGGAGGAGGCCGAGCGCCAGCCCGCGCCGAGCCTGGACCGCGTCGACCTGCTGATCGACCGGGTGCGCAGCGCCGGGGTCTCCTGGCGGCTGGAGCGCCGCGGCGCCGTGCGGGGGCTCGGGCCGGGCGTGGAGATGAACGCCTACCGGGTGGTGCAGGAGGGGATCACGAACGTGCTCAAGCACGCACCCGGCGGTATCGCCCGGGTGCTGCTGGAGTACGGCAACTCCTCCTTGCGTATCGAGGTGACCAACCGCGACACCAACGCCGCCGCTCCGCGTCCGTCCACCGTCGACGCCCCGGCGCGGGCGGGCAACGGCCTGATCGGCCTGCGCGAGCGGGTCGCGCTGCTGGGCGGGTCGCTGACGGCCCACCCGGTTCCCGGCGGGTTCCACCTGGCCGCCGTGCTGCCGGTGAACGAGACGCAGGTGAGCGAGGCGCAGGTGAGCGAAGCGCCGGACGCGCGGTGA
- a CDS encoding nuclear transport factor 2 family protein: MTSPSSPHASDDAVGDELVAVADDWAAAIVSNDAARIAAFMAEDWVIVSESGISSRADFLALVDSGDLSHSAMSRVGAASVRVHEATAVYTARVTNTAHYRGRRFDADEWTTDVFVRRDGRWLCVHSHITPAAQGGSR; the protein is encoded by the coding sequence ATGACCAGCCCGTCGAGCCCGCATGCCTCCGACGACGCCGTGGGGGACGAGCTCGTGGCGGTCGCCGACGACTGGGCGGCCGCGATCGTGTCCAACGACGCCGCCCGCATCGCCGCCTTCATGGCCGAGGACTGGGTGATCGTGTCGGAGTCCGGCATCTCTTCGAGGGCCGACTTCCTGGCGCTGGTCGACTCCGGAGACCTGAGCCACTCGGCGATGAGCAGGGTGGGCGCCGCGAGCGTCCGCGTCCACGAGGCCACCGCGGTCTACACGGCGAGGGTGACCAACACCGCCCACTACCGTGGCAGGCGCTTCGACGCCGACGAGTGGACCACCGACGTCTTCGTCCGGCGCGACGGCCGCTGGCTGTGCGTGCACAGCCACATCACACCCGCTGCGCAGGGCGGATCCCGCTAG
- a CDS encoding TetR/AcrR family transcriptional regulator, whose amino-acid sequence MPYRRTPAVQARMDAQRQVVLDAAIALLAERGYAGCSMAAVAAEAGIATGSVYRHFPSKAELAAELFRTVVSREVAAVAEASRRPGDLVQRIVAVIETFAARALKAPRLAYALLAEPVDPAVDAERLVFRRAFRDVFAEHIAEGVDRGELPAQDPRVTAAALVGAGAEALVGPLAEGASGPDTIPALVTFTLRALGVADARHA is encoded by the coding sequence GTGCCCTATCGACGCACCCCGGCCGTGCAGGCCCGCATGGACGCCCAGCGCCAGGTCGTCCTGGACGCCGCGATCGCCCTGCTCGCCGAGCGGGGCTACGCGGGGTGCTCGATGGCCGCGGTCGCGGCAGAGGCGGGGATCGCCACCGGCAGCGTGTACCGCCACTTCCCCAGCAAGGCCGAGCTGGCCGCCGAGCTGTTCCGCACCGTGGTCTCCCGCGAGGTCGCGGCGGTGGCCGAGGCGTCCCGGCGGCCCGGTGACCTCGTCCAGCGCATCGTGGCGGTGATCGAGACCTTCGCCGCTCGTGCGCTCAAGGCTCCCCGGCTGGCCTACGCGCTGCTGGCCGAGCCGGTGGATCCGGCCGTCGACGCCGAGCGGCTGGTGTTCCGCCGGGCGTTCCGCGACGTCTTCGCCGAGCACATCGCCGAGGGCGTCGACCGCGGCGAGCTGCCCGCGCAGGACCCCCGGGTCACGGCCGCGGCGCTGGTGGGCGCCGGAGCGGAGGCCCTGGTCGGCCCGCTGGCAGAGGGGGCCTCCGGCCCGGACACGATCCCCGCCCTGGTCACCTTCACCCTGCGAGCGCTAGGAGTCGCCGATGCCCGTCACGCATGA